The following proteins are encoded in a genomic region of Paenibacillus sp. FSL R7-0273:
- a CDS encoding SDR family oxidoreductase — MKILVTGASGNVGSYLADELMDRGEQVVAAGTDVYRLEQRFHGRAACVKMDFTEPSTFASALEGVDRVFLMRPPHLGKPEDLYPFIGALKAHGIRLVAFLSLMGIEKNTIPPHYKIEKCIEAAGIPYAHIRPGFFMQNVSGIHAAEIRGMNQIYIPAGNSKTSFIDAADIGLAAAVLLGDPEKYANTAHTLTGPESLDYYQVAQILSEATGREITYAKPGFLKYRRYYIKERGLDKAYVNVTVALYFMTRMGTAQRVSGEFQQLTGRAPRTFQKFVDDNLECFE; from the coding sequence ATGAAAATATTAGTTACAGGCGCTTCGGGCAATGTGGGCAGCTATCTGGCGGATGAGCTTATGGACAGAGGTGAGCAGGTGGTGGCCGCCGGGACGGATGTTTACAGACTGGAGCAACGGTTTCACGGCCGGGCAGCATGTGTGAAGATGGATTTTACAGAACCGTCTACGTTTGCTTCGGCGCTTGAAGGGGTGGACCGGGTATTTCTGATGCGCCCTCCGCATTTGGGGAAACCGGAGGATTTGTATCCTTTTATCGGCGCGTTGAAGGCTCACGGCATCCGGCTGGTCGCCTTTCTGTCGCTGATGGGAATCGAGAAGAACACTATTCCGCCCCACTACAAAATTGAAAAATGCATAGAAGCTGCAGGAATACCCTATGCGCACATCCGTCCCGGGTTTTTCATGCAGAATGTTTCGGGCATTCATGCTGCCGAGATTCGAGGGATGAACCAGATTTATATACCGGCGGGCAACAGCAAAACGAGCTTTATTGATGCGGCGGATATAGGGCTTGCTGCCGCTGTGCTGCTTGGCGATCCTGAGAAATATGCCAATACCGCCCACACGCTAACCGGACCGGAGTCGCTTGATTATTATCAGGTGGCGCAGATCCTCAGTGAGGCGACAGGACGGGAGATTACATATGCCAAGCCTGGGTTTTTGAAATATAGACGGTATTACATCAAAGAGCGGGGGCTCGATAAAGCCTATGTCAATGTAACAGTAGCCCTGTATTTTATGACCAGAATGGGGACGGCTCAGCGGGTGAGCGGAGAGTTTCAGCAGCTGACAGGGCGGGCGCCGAGAACGTTTCAGAAGTTTGTGGATGATAATCTTGAATGTTTCGAATGA
- a CDS encoding FeoA family protein, translating to MTSLAKGKLNTPYIVDAVKTDQEDIRKFLFTLGCYPGEKITIISKLGSNYIISIKDARYSIDSDLANAIIIADRMEASAAKQRRFK from the coding sequence ATGACATCATTAGCCAAAGGAAAGCTCAATACGCCCTACATTGTGGATGCTGTGAAAACGGATCAGGAGGATATCCGCAAATTTTTGTTCACACTGGGCTGTTATCCCGGTGAAAAAATTACGATTATTTCCAAGCTCGGCTCCAACTACATCATCAGCATCAAAGATGCCAGATACAGTATAGATTCGGATTTGGCAAACGCGATTATAATAGCGGACCGGATGGAAGCTTCAGCTGCAAAGCAAAGGAGATTCAAGTAG
- the feoB gene encoding ferrous iron transporter B: protein MKIALAGNPNSGKTTLFNAITGKVEQVGNWAGVTVEKKEARVKPNLNPRNENLIVADLPGAYSMSPYTSEESITKDFVQNEHPDVIINIVDSTSLSRGLYFTTQLLELGIPVIVALNKCDLMEKKGNTIDITALSDALKCPVISTVSTKASNNGLPELIEAVVTAGKSGKKQLAPAIGGARKVSTKDEFERNDRKRYAFVNEVVAEVERRKVSSDKQTVQDRVDRIVAHKWLGIPIFAVIVYIIFSISQSWVGPWIADTFVGWIDLLYAQVASLLGDNVNPVLGTLLLDGIIGGVGAVIGFLPLIMVLFFCMALLEDCGYMARVAVIMDRFFKLVGLSGRSIIPMIVGTGCGIPGVMATRTIKVERQRRTTAMLTTFMPCGAKLPIIALFAGVFFGDNSWVGTSMYFLGIFIIIIGALIVRRITGDFSRSFFIMELPEYRFPSLKRAAVSMLTRAKAFIIKAGTIILICNAVVQILQTFDWKFRVVAEGAPDSSILASLASPVAFLFIPLGFGLWQFAAAAITGFIAKENVVGTLAVCFAITNFIDTDELALVGSSTDVSTVFGIGAVAGLSYLVFNLFTPPCFAAIGAMNSELESRKWLWGAIGFQMGMGYTAAFLVYQIGTLVTEGTLGKGFAGGLIAVAVIVGYVVYLMRKGTRDAQVHGGLQSVKL, encoded by the coding sequence ATGAAAATTGCATTAGCGGGTAATCCCAATAGCGGGAAGACTACCTTGTTCAACGCAATTACAGGGAAGGTTGAGCAGGTCGGGAACTGGGCCGGGGTTACAGTAGAGAAGAAGGAAGCACGCGTCAAACCAAATCTTAACCCGAGGAATGAAAATCTGATTGTGGCGGATTTGCCGGGTGCGTATTCCATGTCACCGTATACCAGTGAAGAGTCCATAACGAAAGACTTCGTCCAGAATGAGCATCCCGATGTGATCATCAACATTGTAGACTCTACCAGTCTAAGCAGAGGCCTGTATTTTACTACCCAGCTATTAGAATTGGGCATACCTGTCATCGTTGCTCTGAACAAATGTGATTTAATGGAGAAAAAGGGCAACACCATCGACATTACAGCCTTGAGCGATGCGCTGAAATGTCCGGTTATTTCTACTGTATCCACCAAAGCCTCCAATAACGGTCTGCCTGAGCTGATTGAAGCTGTGGTAACGGCCGGCAAATCTGGTAAGAAGCAGCTTGCACCGGCCATTGGCGGAGCCCGGAAGGTCTCTACCAAGGATGAGTTCGAACGGAACGACAGGAAGCGTTATGCATTTGTAAATGAAGTAGTGGCGGAAGTAGAGAGAAGGAAGGTCAGCTCGGATAAGCAGACGGTACAGGATAGGGTGGACCGGATCGTTGCCCACAAATGGCTAGGCATTCCGATCTTCGCCGTTATTGTCTATATCATTTTTTCGATTTCCCAGAGCTGGGTCGGTCCTTGGATCGCGGATACCTTTGTCGGCTGGATCGATCTGCTGTATGCACAGGTAGCCTCCCTGCTCGGTGACAATGTGAACCCGGTTCTCGGCACCCTGCTGCTGGACGGGATCATCGGCGGCGTTGGCGCAGTAATCGGATTTTTGCCGCTGATTATGGTTTTGTTCTTCTGTATGGCTTTGCTGGAGGACTGCGGTTATATGGCCCGTGTAGCGGTCATTATGGACAGGTTTTTTAAACTGGTCGGTTTGTCCGGCAGATCGATTATTCCAATGATCGTCGGTACCGGCTGCGGGATACCGGGCGTTATGGCAACAAGAACAATTAAAGTGGAGAGACAAAGACGCACCACCGCTATGCTGACCACCTTTATGCCGTGCGGGGCCAAGCTCCCTATCATTGCCCTGTTTGCCGGTGTTTTCTTCGGTGATAACAGCTGGGTAGGAACCTCGATGTATTTCCTTGGCATCTTTATAATCATCATAGGAGCACTGATAGTAAGACGAATCACCGGTGACTTCTCCAGATCCTTCTTCATCATGGAGCTGCCTGAATACAGATTTCCGAGCCTGAAGCGTGCAGCAGTATCCATGCTGACGAGAGCTAAGGCGTTTATTATTAAAGCAGGAACGATTATTCTGATCTGTAACGCAGTGGTCCAGATTCTGCAGACCTTTGACTGGAAATTCCGTGTGGTTGCTGAGGGAGCACCGGATAGCAGTATTCTGGCCAGCCTGGCATCGCCGGTTGCCTTTCTGTTCATTCCGCTTGGCTTTGGGCTGTGGCAGTTTGCGGCAGCGGCTATAACAGGCTTTATTGCCAAAGAAAATGTTGTAGGAACCCTGGCCGTATGCTTCGCAATCACCAACTTTATCGATACAGATGAATTGGCGCTGGTCGGAAGCAGTACGGATGTCAGTACAGTGTTCGGTATCGGGGCTGTCGCCGGACTGTCTTATCTGGTATTTAACCTGTTCACACCGCCTTGCTTTGCCGCTATCGGCGCGATGAACTCCGAGCTGGAGTCACGCAAGTGGCTGTGGGGCGCTATAGGCTTTCAGATGGGGATGGGCTATACAGCCGCTTTCCTGGTCTACCAGATAGGTACACTTGTAACCGAAGGCACATTAGGTAAGGGATTTGCAGGAGGACTGATTGCTGTGGCGGTTATTGTAGGCTATGTTGTGTACCTGATGCGAAAAGGAACCAGAGATGCCCAAGTCCACGGCGGATTGCAGTCGGTGAAGCTATGA
- a CDS encoding DMT family transporter: protein MNKYKANLLVLLITLGWGSSYLFMKMGLDSMEEFNLLALRFGIAFLVTGLVFWRRLRKIDKTTIGYGAVLGAILLWVCVSILFGLKTTSTSNAGFLVGLTVVFVPILSVFLFRKKLELSHIVGALIAMTGIGMLTLNSKLQMHPGDILCISSGISNALFILISGAAVKKTDSINVGIVSLGFTALFALILSFIFESPVLPGTFSGWTSILALSLVCSAFCFIAQSVSLKYIPPVQLGLMYALEPIFAAVIAFMFAGERLTLQGYIGAMLVVGGILVSQWLEQRKKLLTGAAQPVSH from the coding sequence TTGAACAAGTATAAGGCCAATCTTCTCGTTTTGCTCATTACCCTGGGATGGGGCTCCTCCTATCTTTTTATGAAAATGGGCCTGGATTCCATGGAAGAATTCAATCTGCTTGCATTGCGCTTTGGGATCGCTTTTCTGGTGACCGGACTGGTGTTCTGGAGGCGGCTGCGCAAAATAGATAAAACGACAATCGGGTATGGTGCAGTGCTCGGAGCCATATTGCTCTGGGTGTGCGTATCCATTCTATTCGGCCTCAAAACAACAAGCACCTCAAACGCCGGCTTTCTCGTCGGGCTTACCGTTGTTTTTGTACCTATATTAAGCGTCTTTCTTTTCCGTAAAAAGCTCGAGCTGAGCCACATCGTCGGCGCACTGATTGCAATGACCGGCATTGGGATGCTGACCCTGAACAGCAAGCTGCAGATGCACCCGGGCGATATTCTCTGTATTTCCAGCGGAATCAGCAATGCATTGTTCATTCTGATCTCCGGCGCGGCAGTCAAAAAGACCGATTCCATAAATGTCGGCATTGTGTCCCTTGGCTTCACTGCGTTGTTTGCCCTGATCCTTTCTTTTATCTTCGAGTCCCCGGTTCTTCCCGGAACCTTTAGCGGATGGACTTCGATCCTGGCGCTAAGCCTGGTCTGCAGTGCCTTCTGCTTTATCGCCCAGTCCGTGTCTTTGAAATATATCCCGCCTGTACAGCTAGGCTTAATGTATGCACTGGAGCCGATTTTCGCCGCAGTAATTGCGTTTATGTTTGCCGGTGAGCGTCTGACCCTGCAAGGATACATCGGGGCGATGCTGGTGGTAGGCGGCATTCTGGTATCCCAGTGGCTGGAGCAGCGGAAAAAGCTTCTTACCGGCGCAGCCCAGCCTGTTTCACATTAG
- a CDS encoding glycoside hydrolase family 30 protein → MRRRKLLLTIAGAAAVLAVWIAAKLYIDKPGQSKLPPVEVKAWVTTGDQSSLLALQEPFFFEEADSSGGETPMSTSGQPVITVNPDREYQTMDGFGASVTGSSAFLVNKRMSGDQRDALMKDLFSPEGIRLSFVRHSVGASDFSVDADGNPASYTYDDTEAGEDYGLEQFSIAKDGDVTGLLQRILDENNSIKVMGTPWTAPPWMKFGEQIHNGWYLNYAEPRVYAAYAQYLARYIKEYEKLGIPIYALTIQNEPEFTTADYPSMSMGAEEQALFIGDYLGPEFSRQGITSKIVAFDHNWDTAESYTQTVLGDAKANAYTDGTAYHCYAGSPEVMSKIHEAYPEKEIYVTECSGGAWSENFSDNLTWLMSKLIIGGPRNWAKSVLLWNLALDAESGPANGGCTNCRGVVTVDGQGESGYSRNVEYYALGHASRFTDPGAVRIDSPQAGGIENVAYRNPGGSLVLIALNPADEDRAFSVQWGERAFTFTLKARSAVTFKWKP, encoded by the coding sequence ATGCGCAGACGTAAGCTCCTGTTAACGATTGCCGGAGCGGCAGCCGTACTGGCGGTATGGATCGCTGCTAAGCTCTATATTGATAAGCCCGGACAGAGCAAGCTGCCCCCGGTAGAGGTGAAGGCCTGGGTAACAACGGGGGATCAGTCCAGTCTGCTTGCTCTGCAGGAGCCGTTCTTTTTCGAGGAGGCTGATAGCTCCGGCGGTGAAACGCCAATGTCTACTTCCGGCCAGCCCGTTATCACAGTAAATCCGGACCGGGAATATCAGACGATGGACGGCTTTGGCGCTTCTGTTACCGGGTCTTCCGCTTTTCTGGTCAATAAACGGATGTCTGGTGATCAGCGGGATGCACTAATGAAGGATCTGTTCTCACCCGAAGGGATACGTCTGAGCTTTGTCCGCCATTCTGTCGGCGCGTCCGACTTCTCTGTCGATGCAGACGGCAATCCGGCAAGCTATACCTATGATGACACAGAAGCCGGTGAGGATTACGGGCTGGAGCAGTTCTCCATCGCCAAAGACGGGGATGTGACGGGGCTGCTCCAGCGTATTCTGGACGAGAACAACTCTATTAAGGTTATGGGGACACCCTGGACTGCCCCGCCCTGGATGAAATTCGGGGAGCAGATTCATAACGGCTGGTATTTAAACTATGCGGAGCCGCGTGTGTATGCTGCCTATGCGCAGTATTTGGCACGCTACATTAAGGAATATGAGAAGCTGGGTATCCCTATCTATGCACTGACTATACAGAACGAGCCTGAATTTACGACTGCGGATTATCCGAGTATGAGCATGGGTGCGGAAGAGCAGGCCCTTTTTATCGGGGATTATCTGGGACCGGAGTTCAGCAGGCAAGGAATTACATCCAAAATTGTGGCGTTCGATCATAACTGGGACACCGCGGAGAGCTATACGCAAACCGTACTGGGTGATGCAAAAGCTAACGCCTACACCGACGGTACGGCATATCATTGTTATGCGGGTTCTCCGGAAGTGATGAGCAAGATACACGAAGCCTATCCCGAAAAAGAGATCTATGTAACGGAGTGCAGCGGAGGCGCTTGGAGTGAGAATTTCAGCGATAACCTGACCTGGCTGATGTCCAAGCTGATCATCGGCGGGCCGCGCAACTGGGCAAAGAGCGTGCTGCTGTGGAACCTGGCGCTTGATGCTGAAAGCGGACCAGCGAACGGAGGCTGCACGAATTGCCGCGGTGTTGTAACCGTAGACGGTCAAGGGGAGTCAGGCTATTCACGGAATGTGGAATATTATGCGCTGGGACATGCCAGCCGGTTCACTGATCCAGGAGCGGTCCGCATCGACTCGCCGCAGGCCGGCGGAATCGAAAATGTCGCCTACCGTAATCCGGGCGGTTCCCTTGTGCTGATCGCGCTCAATCCGGCGGATGAGGACCGTGCGTTCAGCGTGCAGTGGGGAGAGCGTGCTTTTACCTTTACTTTAAAAGCGCGTTCGGCGGTGACCTTTAAATGGAAGCCATAG
- a CDS encoding FprA family A-type flavoprotein, whose amino-acid sequence MNISDIKIAKDTYWVGKIDNREVPFHRLILAKGTTYNSYLLKTGKPTVIDTVDMEFGREYADRMAELIDPLDIAYIVINHTEPDHSGGLAALAMRATNATIVCTEIAVPEIQEMYKLHSRNYLVVRDGDTLDIGGKTLLFKETPYLHTAETMITYCIEDKILYPCDIFSTHVAVEKLFSDEAGFDITEDFKGYYSAIIHPHRRYVRTLMEAVKDLEIDMIAPSHGFLIREDVRKYIDLYAELSRETTQGKKAAIVYTTIKNNTKKMAGILQATLQENGIEATVWDADKSDMNDIIESIEAADAVFIGSSTRYADMIGNLEPLLKELQLLNLKGKLAAAFGSYGWSGEAIEVIQDYLNGTNMTVQSTSDVIKSTGMTHVEFPIRVRFSPKEAEKTQKIKNAAEFVSDLLLSAI is encoded by the coding sequence ATGAATATTTCAGATATAAAGATTGCCAAGGATACGTACTGGGTAGGAAAAATCGATAACCGTGAGGTGCCGTTCCACCGGCTGATTCTGGCGAAGGGCACGACCTACAATTCCTATTTGCTGAAAACCGGCAAGCCGACCGTTATTGATACCGTGGATATGGAGTTTGGCCGTGAATATGCCGACCGGATGGCGGAGCTGATTGATCCGCTGGATATTGCATATATCGTAATCAATCATACCGAGCCGGATCACTCCGGCGGGCTGGCTGCGCTGGCTATGCGGGCGACTAACGCTACTATTGTATGCACTGAGATTGCGGTGCCGGAAATTCAGGAAATGTACAAGCTGCACAGCCGTAATTACCTGGTGGTCCGGGACGGGGATACGCTGGATATCGGCGGCAAAACGCTGCTGTTCAAGGAGACCCCTTACCTGCATACCGCTGAAACGATGATTACTTATTGTATAGAGGATAAAATATTGTATCCGTGCGACATTTTCAGCACGCATGTTGCTGTGGAGAAGCTGTTCAGCGACGAGGCGGGTTTTGATATCACAGAGGATTTCAAAGGCTATTACAGCGCCATTATCCACCCGCACAGAAGATATGTAAGAACGCTGATGGAAGCGGTCAAGGATCTGGAGATTGACATGATCGCCCCTTCGCACGGGTTCCTGATCCGCGAGGACGTCCGCAAGTATATTGATCTGTATGCCGAGCTAAGCCGGGAAACGACCCAGGGGAAAAAAGCGGCAATCGTCTACACCACCATCAAGAACAATACGAAGAAAATGGCCGGCATTCTGCAGGCTACGCTGCAGGAGAACGGAATAGAAGCAACGGTATGGGATGCGGATAAAAGCGATATGAACGACATTATCGAGAGCATCGAGGCGGCGGACGCTGTCTTCATCGGCAGCTCCACCCGTTACGCCGATATGATCGGCAATCTGGAGCCGCTGCTCAAGGAGCTGCAGCTCCTGAATCTGAAAGGCAAGCTGGCAGCGGCCTTCGGCTCCTACGGCTGGAGCGGTGAAGCAATCGAGGTTATCCAGGATTACCTGAACGGAACCAATATGACCGTACAGAGCACGTCGGACGTAATCAAGTCCACCGGCATGACGCATGTGGAATTCCCGATCCGTGTCCGCTTCTCCCCGAAAGAGGCCGAGAAGACACAGAAGATCAAAAATGCCGCTGAATTCGTCTCCGACCTGCTGCTGAGCGCAATCTAA
- a CDS encoding SDR family NAD(P)-dependent oxidoreductase — MIQWAFVTGADRGVGLSLVKGLLEKGYHVFAGQYAGAEAGGELERLEELNEGRLKRVPLDISNAASVREALEAVAAATDRLDILINNGAILGDMQATIEDELDFEEMDQVFRVNALGALRISNGLIRPILKSGSKLIVNISSEAGSIGSCWRNAWYAYCMSKAALNMQSQLIHNQIAPKGGKVMVIHPGHVQTYMQGKLDTAGRLTPDESAGGILKLVEQRLDPGYTGEGLALIDYAGETLPW; from the coding sequence ATGATACAGTGGGCATTCGTTACAGGAGCAGACCGGGGAGTCGGGCTGAGCCTGGTCAAGGGTTTACTGGAAAAGGGCTATCATGTATTTGCCGGACAATATGCGGGAGCTGAAGCAGGAGGTGAGCTGGAGCGGCTGGAGGAGCTAAATGAGGGACGGCTAAAGCGGGTTCCGCTTGATATCAGTAATGCGGCTAGTGTCCGTGAAGCACTGGAAGCCGTGGCGGCGGCCACCGACCGGCTGGACATCCTGATCAATAACGGGGCGATTCTGGGTGATATGCAGGCGACGATTGAGGATGAGCTGGATTTTGAGGAGATGGACCAGGTGTTCCGTGTGAATGCGCTGGGGGCGCTGAGAATATCGAACGGGCTGATCCGGCCTATATTAAAAAGCGGGAGCAAGCTCATCGTCAACATCTCCTCCGAGGCAGGCAGCATCGGCAGCTGCTGGCGGAACGCCTGGTATGCCTACTGCATGTCCAAGGCGGCGCTCAATATGCAGTCCCAGCTGATCCACAACCAGATTGCCCCTAAGGGCGGCAAGGTGATGGTCATTCATCCCGGCCATGTCCAGACTTATATGCAGGGTAAGCTGGATACAGCGGGAAGGCTGACACCGGACGAGTCCGCCGGGGGCATCTTGAAGCTTGTGGAGCAGCGGCTTGATCCCGGTTATACCGGGGAAGGACTGGCTCTGATTGATTATGCCGGGGAGACGCTGCCTTGGTAG
- a CDS encoding beta-glucosidase, which produces MKVSLKVHAVIAAAALSISILAPLQMAGAYTSRPWMDASRSPEDRTELLLQQMTEKEKVDFVTGNVNNYYGFYNNSLERLGIPALTMADGPTGVRIANPEIQNKKSTAFPAPIALAATWDTKAAALYGDLVGEEAFNTTHNVLLGPGLDIARLPWGSRNFESLGEDPLLQSKLGVAYVNAVQSHPVMATAKHYLLNNQETDRFTVDSVASERAIMEIYAKPFAAAIKDAGLASVMCSFNKINGTPACESEYALTDILRDKLNFDGFVMSDYGANLSTAKSALAGLDLETPGEPYGKWGNQLLTAVQNGEVSEEQLDLMAGRTLTQMFDKGLFDSKPVNVQIPAEEHGKAALDIAEDSLVLLQNKNKALPLNEDKLKSIAVIGPDADTYATVGGSSLVTPTYTVTPLDAIRDRAGSGVKVSYAPGTDPVSTGDIVNGPSAIPSSVLTPAGDGEGTGLSGEYWPNNKMEGEPTLTRTDGQVNLNLGFYNFDGLNGQSSKLPQTPGNLNSMMSARWNGYLTAPMTGEYNLSLTSVGTGKLYLDGKLLIDSDGTTLKTEKAAVTLTKGERHEIKIEYKTYYKEGASTDFGGTVRLGWEPPAGAVDSKMQEAVNLAQKSDVAVVVVRTYESEGYYDRSDLDLPNNQDRLISEVAAANPNTVVVSMSGRAVEMDGWQNKVKSIVQAWFTGQEQGDAIARVLFGDVNPSGKLPVTFPVNEDSTPVSAVAQFPGVNGKGEYSEGVMVGYRGYENSGIKPAFAFGHGLSYTTFDYRNVHANVSGKGANRKMTVSLNLRNTGKVTGSEVVQVYVGQLPGKVETAPKQLAGWAKVELKPGKQQRVQIELDPSVLSYWDEKADKWVMPSGKVPVYVGSASDDIRLKTSLTVK; this is translated from the coding sequence ATGAAAGTATCTTTAAAAGTACATGCGGTGATTGCCGCCGCAGCATTGAGCATATCTATACTCGCACCTCTGCAGATGGCGGGGGCCTATACTTCCAGGCCATGGATGGACGCCTCGCGTTCGCCGGAAGACCGTACGGAGCTGCTGCTGCAGCAAATGACCGAGAAGGAAAAGGTTGATTTTGTCACAGGTAATGTGAACAACTACTATGGCTTTTATAACAATTCGCTGGAGCGGCTGGGCATTCCCGCATTGACGATGGCCGACGGGCCGACAGGTGTGCGCATTGCCAACCCTGAAATTCAAAACAAGAAATCTACCGCTTTCCCGGCGCCGATCGCGCTTGCTGCAACCTGGGATACCAAGGCCGCAGCTCTTTACGGCGATCTGGTTGGTGAAGAAGCGTTCAATACAACGCATAATGTGCTGCTGGGACCTGGCCTCGACATTGCCCGGCTGCCATGGGGCTCACGTAACTTCGAGTCTCTCGGAGAGGACCCGCTGCTGCAGTCCAAGCTGGGCGTAGCTTATGTGAATGCTGTACAGAGCCATCCGGTGATGGCAACGGCCAAGCATTACCTGCTCAACAACCAGGAGACGGACCGTTTTACGGTCGATTCCGTAGCCAGTGAAAGGGCGATTATGGAAATTTATGCCAAACCGTTCGCAGCGGCGATTAAGGATGCAGGCCTTGCCTCCGTAATGTGCTCGTTCAATAAAATCAACGGCACTCCCGCTTGTGAAAGCGAATATGCGCTGACCGATATCCTGAGAGACAAGCTGAACTTCGATGGCTTTGTCATGAGCGACTACGGCGCCAATCTCAGCACCGCCAAATCGGCGCTGGCCGGGCTTGATCTTGAAACACCGGGCGAGCCATACGGCAAGTGGGGAAATCAGCTGCTGACCGCTGTTCAGAACGGAGAGGTCAGTGAGGAACAGCTCGACCTTATGGCCGGAAGAACGCTGACACAGATGTTCGACAAGGGCCTGTTTGACAGCAAGCCGGTGAATGTCCAGATTCCGGCTGAGGAGCACGGTAAAGCCGCGCTGGATATTGCCGAGGACAGCCTGGTGCTGCTCCAGAATAAGAACAAGGCGCTGCCGCTGAACGAAGACAAGCTGAAGTCCATTGCTGTCATCGGTCCGGACGCCGACACCTATGCTACCGTCGGGGGAAGCTCTCTGGTAACTCCGACGTACACAGTCACTCCGCTGGATGCCATCCGCGACCGTGCCGGCAGCGGTGTTAAAGTCAGCTATGCACCGGGCACAGATCCGGTTTCGACCGGCGATATCGTTAACGGTCCGTCCGCGATCCCATCCTCGGTTCTTACTCCTGCGGGAGACGGGGAAGGCACCGGTCTTAGCGGGGAATACTGGCCTAACAACAAAATGGAAGGCGAGCCTACGCTTACCCGGACTGATGGTCAGGTCAATCTGAATCTTGGTTTTTATAACTTTGACGGACTGAACGGCCAATCCTCCAAGCTGCCGCAGACACCGGGCAATCTGAACAGCATGATGTCCGCACGCTGGAACGGTTACTTGACCGCTCCAATGACAGGTGAGTACAATCTTAGCCTGACCAGTGTCGGTACCGGCAAGCTGTATCTGGACGGCAAGCTGCTGATCGACAGCGACGGAACCACACTGAAGACAGAAAAGGCTGCAGTAACCCTGACCAAGGGTGAACGTCATGAAATCAAAATTGAATATAAAACTTACTACAAGGAAGGTGCCTCCACGGACTTCGGCGGTACCGTCCGGCTCGGCTGGGAGCCGCCGGCTGGGGCTGTAGACAGCAAAATGCAGGAAGCCGTTAATCTGGCCCAAAAATCCGATGTTGCCGTAGTTGTTGTCCGCACCTATGAAAGTGAAGGCTACTACGACCGTTCGGATCTGGATCTGCCCAATAACCAGGACCGCCTGATCTCCGAGGTGGCTGCGGCCAACCCGAATACGGTTGTGGTATCCATGAGCGGAAGAGCGGTCGAGATGGACGGATGGCAGAACAAGGTCAAGTCGATCGTCCAGGCCTGGTTCACCGGACAGGAGCAGGGTGACGCCATTGCCAGAGTACTGTTCGGAGACGTGAATCCGTCCGGCAAGCTGCCGGTTACGTTCCCGGTCAATGAGGACAGTACGCCGGTATCGGCTGTTGCACAATTCCCTGGGGTAAACGGCAAGGGTGAGTACAGCGAAGGCGTTATGGTCGGGTACCGCGGTTACGAGAATTCCGGCATTAAGCCGGCGTTCGCGTTCGGCCACGGCTTGTCCTATACAACCTTCGACTACCGTAATGTTCATGCGAACGTAAGCGGCAAAGGGGCTAACCGCAAAATGACGGTATCTCTCAATCTGCGGAATACTGGTAAAGTTACAGGCTCTGAGGTGGTGCAGGTGTATGTCGGCCAATTGCCGGGCAAGGTTGAGACCGCACCGAAGCAGCTGGCTGGTTGGGCTAAGGTAGAGCTGAAGCCGGGCAAGCAGCAGCGCGTTCAAATCGAGCTAGATCCTTCAGTGCTATCCTATTGGGATGAAAAAGCGGACAAGTGGGTGATGCCATCCGGTAAGGTGCCGGTTTATGTCGGCAGCGCCTCGGATGATATCCGCCTGAAGACCAGCCTGACGGTTAAATAG
- a CDS encoding FeoB-associated Cys-rich membrane protein, protein MSTVDIVVIAVIAAIVSLAVYKIVKDKKNGVKCTGCSECNLCPTDVQNAVTGKAANKKK, encoded by the coding sequence ATGAGTACCGTCGATATTGTTGTCATTGCCGTAATCGCAGCCATCGTCTCGCTGGCCGTCTATAAAATCGTGAAGGATAAGAAAAACGGTGTCAAATGCACCGGGTGCAGCGAATGCAATCTGTGTCCTACAGATGTTCAGAATGCCGTTACGGGTAAGGCTGCCAACAAAAAAAAGTGA
- a CDS encoding MarR family winged helix-turn-helix transcriptional regulator → MKESTVRSAEIIGLFCRQQMNVKKDIPVRSSEMGVLIFVEKQEEPVTPLMLSSFFRISKPSVTVMINSLLRQKYLHKAASATDGRSYTVSLTAEGRELVESTATEYYRSMELLEEQMGSAEFTRFIELMQQATEIIGRENVRS, encoded by the coding sequence GTGAAGGAGAGTACGGTAAGAAGCGCTGAGATTATCGGCTTATTTTGCCGGCAGCAGATGAATGTGAAGAAGGATATTCCGGTCAGGTCCAGCGAGATGGGCGTGCTTATCTTTGTGGAGAAGCAGGAGGAGCCGGTTACGCCGCTGATGCTCAGCAGCTTTTTCAGGATATCCAAGCCGTCCGTTACGGTTATGATCAACTCCCTGCTCCGCCAGAAGTACCTGCATAAGGCTGCATCAGCCACAGACGGGAGAAGCTATACCGTCTCTCTGACAGCGGAGGGGAGGGAGCTCGTAGAGTCCACCGCAACGGAGTACTACCGCAGCATGGAGCTGCTGGAGGAGCAGATGGGCAGCGCCGAATTCACCAGATTTATAGAGTTAATGCAGCAGGCGACGGAAATCATCGGCCGGGAGAATGTACGGTCATGA